A section of the Rhizobium sp. SSA_523 genome encodes:
- a CDS encoding PAS domain-containing sensor histidine kinase, producing MTDSSPTAASDEVAVSVQDRRAVFALPGLLLAGGALLCAIMTLFVLMGVTPIAPTTNVVIASAALNAVFVLGLIYLIGREVGRLLKARKRGRAAARLHVRIVVLFSIVAITPAVLVAIFASLTLNVGLDRWFSLRTQSIVQSSLDVARAYMLENASYLQGQTVSMANDLERNRATFYLDRTGFVDLMTRQARGRGMLGAFLVREDGAAIAQADIMTERPLPAVPADALASSAAGQPTLIPPGVTNLVGAIIKLDAIPGAFLYTIRAVDPKVMAAMRLMEDNRAEYKAMEAGRMSLQIAFAVLYLGFALIVLLAAIWTAIAVADRIVRPIRLLISAADNVATGNLNVVVPVRAADGDVGNLSRTFNKMISQIRSQRDEILVAKDEVDDRRRFIEAVLSGVTAAVIGVEDDHRISIVNPSAEEFLGLPAETLLGAELVDVAPEIEQVLKEATGRSRSDFRKEVNLMRRGKERTLSVQVTREESRTSADSYVITLDDITDLVIAQRSTAWADVARRIAHEIKNPLTPIQLSAERLKRRYGRQIDENDRAVFDQCTDTIVRQVGDIGRMVDEFSSFARMPKPAKETADLRDILRDAIFLREMGASDVQFLRELGDTPLIGMFDSRMLGQAFGNLIKNAVEAIEAVPTGAERDGRKILVRSAFDAAREQFCVDVIDNGNGLPVENRHRILEPYMTMREKGTGLGLAIVKKIIEEHGGQLELHDAPVDFDHGKGAMIRVILPHSHTARVAETDNKEVAYGV from the coding sequence ATGACCGATTCTTCGCCGACGGCAGCCAGCGACGAGGTCGCGGTATCCGTGCAGGATCGCCGGGCCGTCTTCGCCTTGCCTGGCCTGCTTCTGGCCGGCGGCGCGCTTCTATGCGCGATCATGACTCTCTTCGTGCTGATGGGCGTCACGCCGATCGCGCCGACCACCAATGTGGTCATCGCCTCCGCCGCCCTCAATGCCGTCTTCGTGCTGGGCCTGATCTATCTGATCGGCCGCGAAGTGGGACGCCTGTTGAAGGCGCGCAAGCGCGGCCGCGCGGCAGCGCGCCTGCATGTGCGAATCGTCGTCTTGTTCTCGATCGTCGCGATCACCCCGGCAGTACTCGTGGCGATCTTTGCCAGCCTCACCCTCAATGTCGGCCTTGATCGCTGGTTCTCGCTGCGCACCCAGTCCATCGTCCAGTCCTCTCTCGATGTGGCGCGCGCCTATATGCTGGAAAATGCCAGCTATCTGCAGGGCCAGACGGTCTCCATGGCAAACGATCTGGAGCGCAACCGCGCGACCTTCTACCTGGACCGCACCGGCTTCGTGGACCTGATGACGCGCCAGGCGCGCGGTCGCGGCATGCTCGGCGCCTTCCTGGTGCGCGAGGATGGCGCAGCGATCGCCCAGGCCGACATCATGACGGAGCGGCCGCTGCCCGCCGTTCCCGCCGATGCCCTGGCATCCTCGGCAGCCGGCCAGCCGACGCTGATCCCGCCGGGCGTCACCAACCTGGTCGGCGCCATCATCAAGCTGGACGCCATTCCCGGCGCCTTTCTCTATACCATTCGCGCCGTCGATCCGAAGGTCATGGCGGCAATGCGGTTGATGGAGGACAATCGCGCCGAGTACAAGGCGATGGAAGCGGGCCGCATGAGCCTGCAGATCGCTTTCGCCGTTCTCTATCTCGGCTTTGCGCTGATCGTGCTCCTGGCCGCCATCTGGACGGCGATCGCCGTGGCGGACCGGATCGTGCGGCCGATCCGGCTGCTGATCTCGGCGGCCGATAATGTCGCGACCGGCAATCTCAATGTCGTCGTGCCCGTGCGCGCCGCCGATGGCGATGTCGGCAACCTGTCGCGGACCTTCAACAAGATGATCTCGCAGATCCGCAGCCAGCGGGACGAGATCCTGGTTGCCAAGGACGAGGTGGACGACCGGCGCCGGTTCATCGAGGCGGTCCTGTCCGGCGTCACGGCGGCGGTGATCGGCGTGGAGGACGATCATCGCATCAGCATCGTCAATCCGTCCGCCGAGGAATTCCTCGGCCTTCCGGCGGAAACGCTGCTGGGCGCCGAACTGGTCGATGTCGCGCCGGAGATCGAGCAGGTGCTGAAGGAGGCAACCGGCCGGTCGCGCAGCGATTTCCGCAAGGAGGTCAATCTGATGCGGCGCGGCAAGGAACGGACGCTGAGCGTTCAGGTAACGCGCGAGGAGAGCCGCACCAGCGCCGATTCCTACGTGATCACGCTCGACGACATTACCGACCTCGTGATCGCCCAGCGCTCCACCGCCTGGGCCGACGTGGCGCGCCGGATCGCACATGAGATCAAGAACCCGCTGACGCCGATCCAGCTCTCGGCCGAACGGCTGAAGCGCCGTTACGGCCGCCAGATCGACGAAAACGACCGGGCCGTCTTCGACCAGTGCACGGACACGATCGTGCGGCAGGTCGGCGATATCGGCCGCATGGTCGATGAGTTCTCCTCCTTCGCCCGCATGCCGAAACCGGCCAAGGAAACGGCGGATCTGCGGGACATCCTGCGCGACGCCATTTTCCTGCGGGAAATGGGTGCAAGCGACGTCCAGTTCCTGCGCGAGCTGGGCGACACACCCCTGATCGGCATGTTCGATTCCCGCATGCTGGGGCAGGCCTTCGGCAATCTGATCAAGAATGCCGTGGAGGCCATCGAGGCCGTTCCGACCGGTGCGGAACGGGATGGGCGCAAGATCCTGGTGCGGTCCGCCTTCGACGCGGCGCGCGAGCAGTTCTGCGTCGATGTGATTGACAACGGCAACGGGCTTCCGGTGGAAAACCGTCACCGCATATTGGAACCATATATGACGATGCGGGAGAAGGGCACCGGCCTCGGACTCGCGATCGTGAAGAAGATTATTGAGGAACATGGCGGCCAGCTTGAGCTGCATGATGCGCCCGTGGATTTCGATCATGGCAAGGGCGCCATGATCCGGGTCATCCTGCCGCACTCCCACACGGCCCGGGTCGCCGAAACAGACAATAAGGAAGTTGCATATGGCGTCTGA